In a single window of the Danio rerio strain Tuebingen ecotype United States chromosome 20, GRCz12tu, whole genome shotgun sequence genome:
- the srd5a3 gene encoding polyprenal reductase, with product MFHILSIVNIIWLLLALCFGAAFCLNKFSVKLPNRVEHVFQDFIRYGKTKENIKRASWQLVFDLSKRYFYHFYVVSVMWNGLLLLFSIRSVVMSEAFPDWIIDVLGSLTGRSRGAWNEIHLSTLLLQVLLWVHTLRRLLECLFVSVFSDGVINVVQYAFGLSYYIILGLTVLCTNDSLPQSESVSFFNQLTWYHVVGTLLFFWASFLQHQSLSLLAKMRTDSSGKVETLAHKMPCGGWFELVSCPHYLAELLIYAAMCVCCGCASLTWWMVVLYVLCNQALAAQLCHEYYRSKFKTYPHHRKAFIPFVL from the exons ATGTTTCATATTTTAAGTATAGTTAATATAATATGGCTTTTGTTAGCGCTATGTTTTGGTGCAGCCTTTTGCCTCAATAAGTTTTCAGTGAAACTGCCTAACAGAGTCGAGCACGTGTTCCAGGATTTTATCCGGTATGGAAAAACTAAGGAAAACATCAAACGCGCTAGCTGGCAGCTCGTTTTTGACTTATCAAAGAG GTATTTCTATCATTTCTATGTGGTGTCTGTCATGTGGAATGGGCTCCTCCTACTGTTTTCCATACGGTCTGTCGTAATGTCTGAGGCGTTCCCTGATTGGATCATTGACGTACTTGGGAGTTTGACTGGCAGATCAAGGGGTGCTTGGAACG AGATACATCTGTCCACTCTGCTTTTACAAGTGCTCCTATGGGTTCATACACTAAGACGACTGTTGGAGTGCCTGTTTGTCAGCGTATTCTCTGATGGTGTGATCAATGTGGTTCAATATGCATTTGGCTTGAGTTATTATATCATACTTGGACTAACTGTGCTGTGTACAAATGATTCTCTTCCACAGTCAG AGTCAGTTTCTTTCTTTAATCAGCTAACATGGTATCATGTAGTCGGGACTCTTCTCTTCTTCTGGGCCTCATTTCTCCAGCACCAGTCCCTCTCTCTGCTGGCCAAGATGAGGACTGACAGCTCAG GTAAAGTAGAGACTCTGGCCCACAAGATGCCGTGTGGCGGTTGGTTTGAGCTGGTCTCTTGTCCACATTACCTGGCTGAGCTTCTGATTTATGCTGCCATGTGTGTTTGCTGTGGATGTGCTTCACTAACCTGGTGGATGGTGGTGCTGTACGTTCTCTGTAACCAAGCACTTGCTGCACAGCTCTGTCATGAGTACTACAGGAGCAAGTTTAAGACATATCCACATCACCGAAAAGCTTTCATCCCTTTTGTCCTGTGA